Genomic segment of Candidatus Binatia bacterium:
CGTGCGCACGTCCGAGCGGCAGAGCGCGCTTCAGGAGACGATCCGCACGATCGACCTCCGCCTCTCGCGCGGCGCGCAGGAGCTCGCCGGTCTCGGCGAGCAGGAGAGCGCGCTCGCCGGTCGCACCGCGGCGATGGAGGAGGAGCTCGCAAAGGCGCGCGAGAGCTCGCGCGCGGCCGAAGAGGCGCTGACGGTCGTCGAGCACGAGGTCGAGGCGGTGCGGCCGCTGCACGAGCGCTGCGAGCAGGAATACGCCGCCGCGATGACCGCGCTCAGCGAGGAGCGCGGCCGCGCCGCTGCCGCGAGCGAGCGGCGAGCGGAGTGCGTCGCACGCCTTGCGAGCTCGAGCGACCAGCGCGACCGCCTGACGGAGCGCCTCGCGAGCCGTCGGCAGGACCGCGACGCCGCCGCCGCGCGGGTGTCGGAGGCCGTCGCGGCGCTCGATGCGGCGCGCGCCGCGCACGCGCGCTTGTCGGAAGACCAGATCCAGGCCACGGCGGCGCTGCGCTCCGGAGAGGAAGAGGTGCGCCGCCTTGAGGAGAATCACGCCGCGGTGCGCGAGGCGATGGTGCACGTGCGCGGTCGCCTCGACGGACTGCGCAGTCGTGAGCAGGCGTTCGACGGCTACGCGGAAGGCATCACGACCGTGATGAGCCTCGAGCCGCGTCCGCGCGGGCTCGTCGTCGACGCGCTCGACATCCCGACCGAGCTCGAGCCCGCCGTCGCCGCGGTGCTCGGCGACCTGCTGCGCGGCGCGATCGTCGACACCACCGAGCACGGCGCGGCGCTCGCCTGCGGTCTGCGTGAGGCGGGCGAAGGCCGCGTGTCGCTCGTCCCGATGTCGCCGCGCACCTCGTCGAACGGGGCGCACGAGCTGCCGGCCGGAACGGCGTCGCTCGCGAGCCTGATCGGCGTCCGCGGCGGCCACGAGGACCTGCGCGGCGCGCTCTTCGGCGACGTCGGTCTCGCCGATGATCTCGAGGACGCGATCGAGGCGTGGCGCACGCACGGTAATGGCTTCAGCTGGGTGACGCGCGCCGGCGACATCGTCGACAAGCGCGGCATCGTGACCGGCGGCAAGGCGCTGCGCGGCACCGAGCTGCTGGCGCGGCGTCGCGAGCTCGGCGAGCTGACGGCGCAGCTGGCCGAGGACGAGGTGCGGCTCGCCGCGATCGAGCTGCGGCTCAACGAGGCGCGCGAAGAGTGCGCGATGCTTGCGGAGCGTCTGCGCGAGCTCGACGCCCAGGCGCACTCGGCGACGCTCGCGCTGGTCGCCGCCGAGCACGCCGCCGAAGCGGCGCAGCGCGAGCACGCGGCCGCGCAGGCGCGCGTTGCCGAGGCGGAAGCGGACCTCGCGGCTGCCGAGGCCGCGACCGCGCAGGCGCGAGCCGCGCTCGACGAGGCCGACGCCGAGGCGCGGCAGCGCGAGCAGTCGGTGGCGGTCTGCGAGGCCGCGGTCGCGCAGGCGGAGGAGGCTCTCGAGACCCAGCGTCGCGTCCTGCAGAGCAGCACCGCGCGCCGCGACGCCGCTCGCGAAGAGGTCGTGCGCGCGCGGCAGACGCTCGCCAACGTCGAGAGCGAGCTGCGCCGCCTCACCCACGAGCAGTCGATGCTCGCGTCGCGCCGCCGCGCGCTCGAGGCCGAGAGCGCCGAGCTCACCGCGCAGCGCGAAGCGAACGAGGCCACCTACCAGCAGCTCGCGACCGAGCTCGAGGCCGCACGCGAGACCCTCGCGCGCGGCGAGCGCGAGATGGAGGAGGCGCGCCGCGCGGCGAAGGAGATTCAGGAGCAGGCGCGTGCCGCGGAGGCCGCGCTGACCGCCGCGCGTCGCGAGCTCGAGGAAGCGCGCGAGCGCTGCCGCAACCTCGAGATCAAGCTCGCCGAGCGGCGCACGCAGCTCGAGAACCTCGCGGCCAACACGCGCGAGAAGCACGAGGTTGAGGTCGAGACGCTGACCGTACCCGAGGGCTTCGACGCCGCCGCGGCCACGCAGCGCGTCGCCGAGCTCAAGGATCGCATCGCGCGTCTCGGCGAGGTGAACGTCACCGCGATCACCGACGCGCGCGAGCTCGAGGAGCGGCTCGGCTTCCTCGAGACGCAGCGCAGCGACCTCGAGCGCTCGATGGAGGACCTCAACCGAACGATCGCCGAGCTCAGCCGCACGACGCGGGCGCGCTTCCGCGACACGTTCGAGAAGGCGAACGAGAAGTTCCGCGAGATCTTCGTCGAGCTCTTCCGCGGCGGCAACGCGTGCCTGAAGCTCACCAACCCGAACAACCTGCTCGAGACCGGCGTCGAGATCGAAGCGCAGCCGCCGGGCAAGCGGGTCGGAAACGCGATGCTGTCCGGCGGCGAGCGCGCGCTCACGGCCGTCAGCTTGATCATGGCGTTGTTCAGCCTGCGGGCGACGCCGTTCTGTCTCCTCGACGAGGTGGACGCGCCGCTCGACGACGCGAACGTCAGCCGCTTCAACGCGCTGCTGCAGCGCATGAGCGAGCGCACCCAGTTCATCGTCATCACGCACAACCAGCGCACGATGGAGGCGTGTCACTCCCTCTACGGCGTGACCATGCCCGAGCCCGGCGTCTCGCAGGTGGTCTCGGTTTCGCTCTCCGGGCGCGAGACCTCTTCCGTGGGGCTCGCCGCGAGCGCGTGACGATCGTACGACGGTCCTGAATGGAGGCTCTGGACCCGACCTCGACGCTCGTCCTGTGGGGCGCGGCGTGGGCGGTTGCGATCGTCATCGCGCTGCTCGACCTGGCGCGCGGACGCGCGGCGGCGCCGCGCGCGGACGAAGCCGCTGGCGAAGTCGCGCGCGAAGCGGCGCCTGAAGCTCCCGCGCGCGAGGCGCGCCCCGCCGAGCCGCCGCGCGTCGAGTCCTACCGCGAGCGCTTGCGGCGCGGGCTCGCGAAGAGCCGCAGCGCGCTCGCGGGACGGCTCGGGAGCGCCCTGCGCGGCGGCGGCGCGGAAGACGAGACCCTCGAGCGGCTCGAGCAAATTTTGATCGAAGGCGACGTCGGCGTTCGCGCGACGCAGAAGCTGATCGACGAGCTGCGTCGTCTGCCGGCGCGCGAGCGAGAGCCGGACCGCATGACCGCCGCGCTGCGCGCACAGATGCGCGCGCTGCTCGTCGATCCGCCGCCGGAGCCGAGCGAGCTTCCGAAGAAGCCCTGGGTGACGCTCGTCGTCGGCGTGAACGGCGTCGGCAAGACCACCACGATCGGCAAGCTCGCGGCACGCCATCGCGCCGCCGGGCGCTCGGTGCTGCTGGTCGCGGGCGACACCTTCCGGGCTGCGGCGATCGATCAGCTCGCCGTCTGGGCGGAGCGCACCGGCGCGCAGCTCGTCCGCCAGACTCCCGGCTCGGACCCGTCGTCGGTCGTGTTCGACGGCATCAAGGCGGCGCTCGCGCGCGGCGTCGACGTGGTCCTCGTCGACACCGCCGGTCGGCTGCACACCAAGGTGAACCTCATGGAGGAGCTCAAGAAGGTGCGCCGCGTGATCGATCGCGTCTACAGCGGCGCGCCGCACGAGGTCCTCCTCGTGCTCGACGCGACGACCGGCCAGAACGCGGTGTCGCAGGCGCGAACGTTCAGCGAGGCGGTCGACGTGTCGGGTGTCATCCTGACCAAGCTCGACGGCTCGGCGAAGGGCGGGGTGGTGATCGCCATCAGCCACGAGCTCGGGCTGCCTGTGCGCTACGTCGGCGTCGGGGAGCGGGTCGACGACCTGCAGCCGTTCGATCCGGACGCGTATCTCGACGGGCTGCTCAGCGCGGAGTGACGACCGCGACGCCCGCCGCGTCTTGACACCGCGCGTGCCCACTTCCTAGGGTCGCGCTGCCCCGGAGATGAGCGTGTCTAACGGTGCGCATAACGTGACACGGGCTTCGGTTCTGGAGGCGCCAACCGTGATGACTCGGATCGCAGTGCGATCTTGGAGAGATACAAGTGACCAACTGGCAAGCCGGATTGCTCGGCTTCGTGATAGCGGCCGTCGTGGCGCTGGCGATGTACTTGCTGCGCCGCAAAGAGGTCGCGGCGATAGTCCGGGAGGCCGAAGAGGCTCGCGACCGCATCCTCGCTGACGCCCGACGGGAGGCCGATACCCTGCGCCGCGAGGCGCAGATTCAAGCAAAGGACGAGCTGCTTCGCTCGCGTGCGGAGTTCGAGAAGGAATCACGCGAGCAACGCGCGCAGCTGCAAGCGGCCGAGAAGCGACTCGCAAGTCAGACGCTCGAGATCGAGCGTCAAGCCGCGAAGCTCGAGACGCGCTCGAGCGAGCTCGAGCGACGCGATTCGAACCTGCGGCAAAAGGAGAAGGAGGCCGAGGAGCTCCGGGCGACGCTGCAGTCCTCGATCGAGGAGGCACGGCGCGCGCTCGAGCGCGCGGCCGGCATGAACCGCGAGGAAGCGCGCAAGGCGCTCCTCGAGGAGATCACCGCCGAAACCCGGCACGAGGCGGCGAAGCGGATCCGGCAGATCGAGGAGGAGGCGATCGCCGATGCCGAGCGCCGCGCGAAGAAGGTGGTCGCGGTGGCGATCGAACGCCTGGCGGGCGAGTTCGTCGCCGAGCGTACGATCTCGATCGTGCACCTGCCGACCGACGACATGAAGGGTCGTCTGATCGGCCGCGAGGGGCGAAACATCCGCGCCATCGAGGCGGCGACCGGCGTCGATCTGATCATCGACGACACGCCGGAGACGGTGGTGATCTCGTGCCACAACCCGGTGCGTCGCGAGATCGCGCGCATGGCGGTCGAGAAGCTCGTCTCCGACGGGCGCATCCATCCCGGGCGCATCGAGGAGCTGGTCCGCAAGGCCGAGCAGGAGGTCGAGGAGAGCGTCCGCGAGGCGGGGCAGCGCGCGCTCTTCGAGGTCGGCGTGCACGGCGTGCACCCCGAGCTGATCAAGCTGCTCGGGATGCTCAAGTACCGCTACAGCTACGGGCAGAACGTGCTCGCGCACTCGGTCGAGGCCGCGTTCATCTGCGGCGTCATGGCGAGCGAGCTCGGCCTGAATCCCAAGCACGCGCGTCGTGCGGCGTTGCTGCACGACATCGGCAAGGCGCTGACCCACGAGGTCGAAGGCTCGCACGCGCTGATCGGCGCGGACATCGCGCGCAAGTACGGCGAGTCGGCGAAGATCTGCAACGCGATCGCGGCGCACCACGAGGAGGTGCGTGCGGAAACGCTCCTCGCGCCGCTGGTCGACGCCGCCGACGCGCTGTCGGGCGCGCGGCCCGGGGCGCGACGCGAGGTGCTCGAGAGCTACGTCCGTCGACTCGACGACCTCGAGCGCATTTCGAACTCGTTCTACGGCGTCGAGCGGTCGTTCGCGGTGCAGGCCGGGCGCGAGATCCGCATCTTCGTCGAGCCGAGCCGGATCACGGACGACGAGGCGGTCGTGCTGGCGCGCGACGTCGCTCGCAAGATCGAGAACGAGATGACCTACCCGGGTCAGATCAAGGTCACGGTGATTCGCGAGACGCGTGCGAGCGAGCTCGCGCGCTAGCGTAGGCGAGCGACACGAGCGACTCCCCGCTCGGGCGCATCGCGGCCCGAGCCGCTAGGATCGGGCCATGCGACTCCTGTTCCTGGGCGACGTGGTGGGGCGAGGTGCGCGCCAGGTGCTCCGCCGACGGCTCCGTGCGCTGCGTCGCGAGCGTGCGCTCGACTTCGTGATCGCCAACGGCGAGAACGCGGCGGGCGGCAAGGGCCTCGACCCCGATTCGGCCGAGGAGCTGTTCGACGCCGGCGTCGACGTCCTCACGTCGGGCAACCACATCTGGCAGCACGCGCGCATCGTGCCGGTGATCGAGCGCGAGGAGCGGATCCTCCGTCCCGCGAACTTCCATCCCTCGAATCCCGGTCGCGGCTGGACCGTGCAGCGCGCGCCGGGTGGCGAGCGCGTCGCGGTGGTCAATCTCATCGGCCGGGCGTTCATGGGCGACTTCGACTCGCCGTTCGCCGCCGCGGACGCCGCGCTCGCGGAGCTCGACGGCGCCGCCGACCTCGTGGTCGTCGACATGCACGCCGAGGCCACGGCGGAGAAGTCGGCGATGGGCTGGTACCTCGCCGGCAAGGTCGCAGCCGTGCTCGGGTCGCACACGCACGTGCAGACCGCGGACGAGCGCATCCTGCCCGGGGGAACTGCATACTTGACGGATGCCGGCATGTGCGGCCCGATCGACTCGGTCATCGGCATGCGCCGCGAGGAGGTGCTGCGCCGGTTCATCACCCAGATGCCGACCCGCTTCGAGGTGGCGAAAGGGCCCGTGATCTTGCAGGGTGCGATCCTCGAGCTCGATCCGGCGACGGGTCGAGCCACGGCCATCGAACGATTCCAGGAGACTCACGACCAGTGCTGAGCGTCGACGAACAGCTCGAGATCTTGCAGCGGGGCGCGGTGGACGTCCTGCCCGAGGGCGAGCTCGCCCGGAAGCTCGCGGTGAGCGTCGCGGAGAAGCGTCCGCTGCGCGTCAAGCTCGGCGCCGATCCCTCGGCGCCGGACCTCCACCTCGGTCACGTCGTGGTGCTGACGAAGCTCGCGCAGTTCCAGCAGTGCGGCCACGAGGTGGTGTTCCTGATCGGCGACTTCACCGGGATGATCGGCGACCCGACCGGGAAGTCGGAGACCCGCAAGCCGTTGACGCGCGAGCAGGTCCAGGAGAACGCGCGCACCTACCAGGAGCAGGTCTTCAAGGTGCTCGATCCGGAGCGCACGACGATCCGCTTCAACTCGGAGTGGATGGACCGCATGACGTCCGCGGACATGGTGCGGCTCTGCGCGCAGTACACGGTGGCGCGCATCCTCGAGCGCGACGACTTCGCGAAGCGCATGCGCGAGAACCGTCCGATCGGCATCCACGAGTTTCTCTACCCGCTCGTGCAGGGCTACGACTCGGTGGCGCTGCGCGCCGACGTCGAGGTCGGGGGAACGGACCAGAAGTTCAATCTTCTCGTCGGGCGCGAGCTGCAGAAGGCGTACGGTCAGGACGCGCAGTGTATCTTGACGATGCCGCTGCTCGAGGGGACCGACGGCCAGCAGAAGATGAGCAAGTCCCTCGGCAACGCGATCGGCATCAGCGACCCGCCCGAGGAGATGTTCGGGCGGCTGATGTCGCTCTCGGATCCGCTGATGGTCCGCTACGCCTCGCTGCTCAGCACGGAGATGCCCGATTTGGGCGAGCGGATCGCGTCGGGCGCGCTGCACCCCATGGTGGCGAAGAAGGCGCTCGCGCACGAGCTCGTCGCCCGCTTCCACGGGGCCGCGGCGGCGGACGCAGCGCAGCGGCACTTCGAGCGTCGCTTCCAGGAGCGGGAGGCCTTCGCGGCAGAGGAGCGGACGATCGAGGCGGACGACGGGATCACCGTCTTCGCTTTGCTGGTCGCCTTGGGCTTTGCGAAGTCGAACAGCGAGGCGCGCCGGCTCGTCGCCCAGGGCGGGGTGCGGCTGGATCAGGTGAGGGTCGAGGACCCGAACCGCGTCCTGGCGGCCGGCACGGAGGCGCTGGTCGCGGTCGGGCAGCGTCGGATGGCGCGCGTTCGGGTCGTGCGGCGCGCGCCATCGGCGTCGTGAAAGGGCGCGCTTTGCGCGCGTAAAGTCGCGTCCGAGCGACTTTTCGTCGAGCGGGCTTGACCGCTGAGCGATCGGACGCTAATCAGGGGGACTCACCTGCTGGGGGGTGATCGAAAGGCCGCGGGGCGGCCGTCGGTGACCCACCGGGGTGGCCGGACGATCTGGTCGCAACGGCAAAGCCGTTGACAGGCGCCCGGGCGATCGTTAAACAAGGTGTCTTGCCCGTTGGGCGACCTCGGTCTTTGAAAACTGAATAGTAGCGCCCTGGCCTCTGATGCGAGGTCAGGAAACCAGTGAGAATTCGGGCGAAGGATCCCGTTAAGGTTTGTCGCCGAGCTTCGGTTCGGTGGCGAGCAATTTAACTGGAGAGTTTGATCCTGGCTCAGAGCGAACGCTGGCGGCGTGCTTAACACATGCAAGTCGAGGGAGAACGGAGGGCTTCGGCTCTCTTAGTAAACCGGCGCACGGGTGAGTAACACGTAGGTAACCTACCCCCGAGACTGGGATAACCTGTCGAAAGATAGGCTAATACCGGATAAGACCACGACGGCTACGGCCGCTGCGGTCAAAGGATGGCCTCTACTTGTAAGCTATCGCTTGGGGATGGGCCTGCGCACCATTAGCTAGTTGGTGAGGTAATGGCTCACCAAGGCTACGATGGTTAGTTGGTCTGAGAGGATGACCAGCCACACTGGGACTGAGACACGGCCCAGACTCCTACGGGAGGCAGCAGTGGGGAATATTGCGCAATGGGGGAAACCCTGACGCAGCGACGCCGCGTGGGTGATGAAGGCCTTCGGGTCGTAAAGCCCTGTCGGAGGGGAAGAAGGACTGTCGTGCGAATAGTTCGATGGTCTGACGGTACCCTTAGAGGAAGCACCGGCTAACTCCGTGCCAGCAGCCGCGGTAATACGGAGGGTGCAAGCGTTGCTCGGAATTACTGGGCGTAAAGGGCGTGTAGGCGGTTTCGTATGTCTGGCGTGAAAGCCCCGGGCTCACCCCGGGAAGTGCGCTGGAAACTGCGAGACTAGAGTCCCGGAGAGGGAGGTGGAATTCCAGGTGTAGCGGTGAAATGCGTAGATATCTGGAAGAACACCGGTGGCGAAGGCGGCCTCCTGGACGGTGACTGACGCTGAGACGCGAAAGCGTGGGGAGCAAACAGGATTAGATACCCTGGTAGTCCACGCCATAAACGATGAGCACTAGGTGTCGCGGGTATTGACCCCTGCGGTGCCGCCGCTAACGCATTAAGTGCTCCGCCTGGGGATTACGGCCGCAAGGTTAAAACTCAAAGGAATTGACGGGGGCCCGCACAAGCGGTGGAGCATGTGGTTCAATTCGACGCAACGCGAAGAACCTTACCTGGGCTAGACAACATCGGACAGCCCCAGAGATGGGGTCTTCCCTTCGGGGACCGGTGGTTCAGGTGCTGCATGGCTGTCGTCAGCTCGTGTCGTGAGATGTTGGGTTAAGTCCCGCAACGAGCGCAACCCCTGCCCTTAGTTGCCATCGGGTAAAGCCGGGCACTCTAAGGGGACTGCCGGCGTTAAGCAGGAGGAAGGTGGGGATGACGTCAAGTCCTCATGGCCCTTATGTCCAGGGCTACACACGTGCTACAATGGACGGTACAAAGGGCTGCAAACCCGCGAGGGGGAGCCAATCCCAAAAAGCCGTTCTCAGTTCGGATTGGAGTCTGCAACTCGACTCCATGAAGTCGGAATCGCTAGTAATCGCGGATCAGCACGCCGCGGTGAATACGTTCCCGGGCCTTGTACACACCGCCCGTCACACCATGGGAGTCAGCTGTACCGGAAGTCGGTGAGCCAACCCGCAAGGGAGGCAGCCGCCTATGGTATGGCTGGTGACTGGGGTGAAGTCGTAACAAGGTAGCCGTAGGGGAACCTGCGGCTGGATCACCTCCTTTCTAAGGAGTCTTTCGGCTCCGCAAGGAGCCGAAGACGACTAGGTCAATCGCGGCCGGCGCAAGCTGGTCGTGTCAATCGCATCGTTTCATTCGGTCCGGAGACCGAGTTCTCACGCGCTACTATTCAGTTTTGAGAGACCGGGGTTTCTCGGCTGGCGATAGGAAGTCCGAGCAAGCGGGTAGGGGCCTATAGCTCAGTTGGTTAGAGCGCACCCCTGATAAGGGTGAGGTCGGTAGTTCGACTCTACCTAGGCCCACCATTTCTCGGGTGGCTCTGATCACTGGAGAAAGGGTTTCGGTCGAACGTCGAGCCAACCTTGGGGGCTGTAGCTCAGTTGGGAGAGCGCCGGTTTTGCAAGCCGGAGGTCGAGGGTTCGACCCCCTTCAGCTCCACGCGCGGACGAGAGACAACGAGATAGATCAAGCCCGAAAGGGCAAGCCGAAAGTGTTCGCCTGAAAGAGCTCGAGGAGCTCGGTCAGGGAAGCATTTTCGGGTGCTTCGAAGGCTAGGGATCGAAAGGCGGTACGTTTCGCCCGGTGGGTAGAGCGTACGGTCTCCCTGGTCGGTCTTTGAAAACTGCATACTGGGTAGTTGGTAGTCTAGAGTTTTCAAGCGTGGTAGCTCGCTCAATGCTGGTCAAGCTATGAAGGGCACACGGTGGATGCCTAGGCGCGAGAAGGCGATGAAGGACGTGGCAAGCTGCGATAAGCTTCGGGGAGCCGCTAAGCAGGCGTTGATCCGGAGATCTCCGAATGGGGAAACCCAGCCGGCGTAATGGCCGGCTATCCTACGGTGAATGCATAGCCGTAGGAGGCGAACGGGGGGAAGTGAAACATCTCAGTACCCCTAGGAACAGAAATCAATCGAGATTCCCTGAGTAGCGGTGAGCGAAACGGGAAGAGCCCAAACCGCCGGTAGAAATACCGTCGGGGTTGTGGGGCAGTCTCAGGGTGTAGCCCGGAGAGTTACAAAACCAATGTGTAGTGGAAGGATCCTGGAAAGGACCACCAGAGAGGGTGAGAGTCCCGTACACGAAACGCATTGGTCTCTCTGGAGACTGTTCCCGAGTACCGCGGGACACGTGGAATCCCGTGGGAAGCTGGGAGGACCATCTTCCAAGGCTAAATACTCGCTCGCGACCGATAGTGAACAAGTACCGTGAGGGAAAGGTGAAAAGCACCCCAGCGAGGGGAGTGAAATAGTACCTGAAACCGTGTGCTTACAAGCAGTGGGAGGACGTTTCTGGTGGCTTGCCACCGGATGTCTGACCGCGTGCCTTTTGCATAATGAGTCTGCGACTTACTCTTTGCGGCAAGGTTAAGCCGAGTGAGGTGGAGCCGTAGCGAAAGCGAGTCCGAAATGGGCGTTCAGTCGCAGGGAGTAGACCCGAAGCGGGATGATCTACCCATGGCCAGGGTGAGGGCTCGGTAACACGAGCTGGAGGCCCGAACCGGTGAAGGTTGAAAACTTCTCGGATGAGCTGTGGGTAGGGGTGAAAGGCTAATCAAATTCCGTGATAGCTGGTTCTCCCCGAAATATATTTAGGTATAGCGTCGAGAGATCACTTGCGGAGGTAGAGCACTGGATGGGCTAGGGCCCTTACCGGGGTACCAAACCTAACCAAACTCCGAATGCCGCAACATGTATCTCGGCAGTCAGACTGTGGGTGATAAGGTCCATGGTCGAGAGGGTAACAACCCAGACCGCCAGCTAAGGTCCCCAAATTCGCACTAAGTGGTAAAGGATGTGGAGGGACACAGACAACCAGGAGGTTGGCTTAGAAGCAGCCATCCTTTAAAGAAAGCGTAACAGCTCACTGGTCAAGTCAATCCGCGCCGAAAATGTAACGGGGCTCAAGTGCGGTACCGAAGCTGCGGATCCATCGCGAGCTTGCTCGTGATGGATGGTAGGGGAGCATTCCAGTCGCCTGTGAAGGCAGATCGACAAGAACTGCTGGAGGTCCTGGAAGAGCTTATGCAGACACGAGTAACGATAAAATGGGCGAGAAACCCATTCGCCGTAAGTCTAAGGTTTCCTGGGTTAAGGTAATCTGCTCAGGGTTAGTCGGTTCCTAAGTCGAGGCCGAAAGGCGTAGATGATGGAAAGCAGGTTAATATTCCTGCACCACCGGGATGGCGTTTGAGCGAAGGGGGGACGGAGAAGGGTAGGTAGTCCGGCTGCTGGATGCCGGTTCAAGCCCGTAGGCGGGAGCGGTAGGCAAATCCGCTGCTCCTTAACGCCGAGAGGTGATGACGAGCGACTCCTTCGGGTTTCGCGAAGCTATTGATCCCATGCTCCCTGGAAAAGCCTCGTAGCGAGTCATTCTGGTGACCGTACCGCAAACCGACTCAGGTAGACG
This window contains:
- the ftsY gene encoding signal recognition particle-docking protein FtsY, translated to MEALDPTSTLVLWGAAWAVAIVIALLDLARGRAAAPRADEAAGEVAREAAPEAPAREARPAEPPRVESYRERLRRGLAKSRSALAGRLGSALRGGGAEDETLERLEQILIEGDVGVRATQKLIDELRRLPAREREPDRMTAALRAQMRALLVDPPPEPSELPKKPWVTLVVGVNGVGKTTTIGKLAARHRAAGRSVLLVAGDTFRAAAIDQLAVWAERTGAQLVRQTPGSDPSSVVFDGIKAALARGVDVVLVDTAGRLHTKVNLMEELKKVRRVIDRVYSGAPHEVLLVLDATTGQNAVSQARTFSEAVDVSGVILTKLDGSAKGGVVIAISHELGLPVRYVGVGERVDDLQPFDPDAYLDGLLSAE
- the tyrS gene encoding tyrosine--tRNA ligase produces the protein MSVDEQLEILQRGAVDVLPEGELARKLAVSVAEKRPLRVKLGADPSAPDLHLGHVVVLTKLAQFQQCGHEVVFLIGDFTGMIGDPTGKSETRKPLTREQVQENARTYQEQVFKVLDPERTTIRFNSEWMDRMTSADMVRLCAQYTVARILERDDFAKRMRENRPIGIHEFLYPLVQGYDSVALRADVEVGGTDQKFNLLVGRELQKAYGQDAQCILTMPLLEGTDGQQKMSKSLGNAIGISDPPEEMFGRLMSLSDPLMVRYASLLSTEMPDLGERIASGALHPMVAKKALAHELVARFHGAAAADAAQRHFERRFQEREAFAAEERTIEADDGITVFALLVALGFAKSNSEARRLVAQGGVRLDQVRVEDPNRVLAAGTEALVAVGQRRMARVRVVRRAPSAS
- the smc gene encoding chromosome segregation protein SMC encodes the protein MRIRQIELFGFKSFRDHTRLTFNPGLNGIVGPNGCGKSNVADAIRWALGEQSVKHLRAKDMEDVIFAGNAKSPALNLAEVVLTFEQSDAGSLPVATESEGLASHVARLSEFTVKRQIFRSGESHYFINDAPARLRDITELFLGSGVGPKAYAMIEQGRVTQIVNAKPEELRLFIEEAAGTTLFRSRKLACERKLERTTENLARVKDVMREIERQLGALRRQAKRAEEYKALEKELRETELALAAERFATLVAEVGSLEEALAIAAEAARTSQERVDVEEQARASASIEERQANERIERAFAALGEASEAVVRTSERQSALQETIRTIDLRLSRGAQELAGLGEQESALAGRTAAMEEELAKARESSRAAEEALTVVEHEVEAVRPLHERCEQEYAAAMTALSEERGRAAAASERRAECVARLASSSDQRDRLTERLASRRQDRDAAAARVSEAVAALDAARAAHARLSEDQIQATAALRSGEEEVRRLEENHAAVREAMVHVRGRLDGLRSREQAFDGYAEGITTVMSLEPRPRGLVVDALDIPTELEPAVAAVLGDLLRGAIVDTTEHGAALACGLREAGEGRVSLVPMSPRTSSNGAHELPAGTASLASLIGVRGGHEDLRGALFGDVGLADDLEDAIEAWRTHGNGFSWVTRAGDIVDKRGIVTGGKALRGTELLARRRELGELTAQLAEDEVRLAAIELRLNEAREECAMLAERLRELDAQAHSATLALVAAEHAAEAAQREHAAAQARVAEAEADLAAAEAATAQARAALDEADAEARQREQSVAVCEAAVAQAEEALETQRRVLQSSTARRDAAREEVVRARQTLANVESELRRLTHEQSMLASRRRALEAESAELTAQREANEATYQQLATELEAARETLARGEREMEEARRAAKEIQEQARAAEAALTAARRELEEARERCRNLEIKLAERRTQLENLAANTREKHEVEVETLTVPEGFDAAAATQRVAELKDRIARLGEVNVTAITDARELEERLGFLETQRSDLERSMEDLNRTIAELSRTTRARFRDTFEKANEKFREIFVELFRGGNACLKLTNPNNLLETGVEIEAQPPGKRVGNAMLSGGERALTAVSLIMALFSLRATPFCLLDEVDAPLDDANVSRFNALLQRMSERTQFIVITHNQRTMEACHSLYGVTMPEPGVSQVVSVSLSGRETSSVGLAASA
- the rny gene encoding ribonuclease Y, translating into MTNWQAGLLGFVIAAVVALAMYLLRRKEVAAIVREAEEARDRILADARREADTLRREAQIQAKDELLRSRAEFEKESREQRAQLQAAEKRLASQTLEIERQAAKLETRSSELERRDSNLRQKEKEAEELRATLQSSIEEARRALERAAGMNREEARKALLEEITAETRHEAAKRIRQIEEEAIADAERRAKKVVAVAIERLAGEFVAERTISIVHLPTDDMKGRLIGREGRNIRAIEAATGVDLIIDDTPETVVISCHNPVRREIARMAVEKLVSDGRIHPGRIEELVRKAEQEVEESVREAGQRALFEVGVHGVHPELIKLLGMLKYRYSYGQNVLAHSVEAAFICGVMASELGLNPKHARRAALLHDIGKALTHEVEGSHALIGADIARKYGESAKICNAIAAHHEEVRAETLLAPLVDAADALSGARPGARREVLESYVRRLDDLERISNSFYGVERSFAVQAGREIRIFVEPSRITDDEAVVLARDVARKIENEMTYPGQIKVTVIRETRASELAR
- a CDS encoding TIGR00282 family metallophosphoesterase translates to MRLLFLGDVVGRGARQVLRRRLRALRRERALDFVIANGENAAGGKGLDPDSAEELFDAGVDVLTSGNHIWQHARIVPVIEREERILRPANFHPSNPGRGWTVQRAPGGERVAVVNLIGRAFMGDFDSPFAAADAALAELDGAADLVVVDMHAEATAEKSAMGWYLAGKVAAVLGSHTHVQTADERILPGGTAYLTDAGMCGPIDSVIGMRREEVLRRFITQMPTRFEVAKGPVILQGAILELDPATGRATAIERFQETHDQC